TGCACCAAGGAGTGGGTGGGTTGCTACCTGCTGGTGATCCTGGTCATCGTCCTCCTCGTCGGCGTCCTCTTCGGCCTCGGCGTCTTCAGGCACGGCTACGACAGGATCACGGAGATCGGCCGCAACCACACCTGCTTCGACTGCAACACAACAGGTACCAACTGACCGAGCCACCGGCCGTGCCCTGCTCCTGCCTGCCTCGGTCGGGATCGGTGCCAGCGTGCGTGTTGATTTGTACGTGTGTGTGGTAGCTCCTCCGTGGACCGTACGTGTGTGCAAACTCCTGTCGCTTGGTTTAGAGTGTAGACTACAGGTTCAACTGATTCTATGATGAATATTTTTTTTGGAACCGAGTCGTCGTTTTTGTTTgtctgcttcactgcgtatatcttgGCGAAACTATATGAGCTGCTGCAGTATTCGCCGACTGATATGTTGGCCCTTCGTCCTCTTTTGCTGCCCCCCATAATTAGGGAGGGGGAATCAATCTTCTACGACCGACGAGCGAACTTTTACTATACGAGTCCAACCTCACCTATCTGCAAACTGTTGTAAAAAAAACCCTAACTACGAACCCTTTTTCCTTTTACTTGTCTCTCTCTCGGGCGCAATCTTTTGTGGTATGTAAGCAGCAAAGCGTGCAAGTAGTCATAGTCATCTTGGTCTATTAGATCTAGATACAACGGTAGATGTTATGAGTTTTTATTATAAAGCTACACGAGGTGATGGTAAAAAAGTTTAAGTGCTAAATATAACATACTGTTAGATCTAGATCTAACAGTGTGTGCAAACTCCTGTTGCTTGGTTTAGACTTTAGAGTGTAGACTACAGGTTCAACTGATTCTATGATGAATATTTTTTTTTTTTGGAACCGAGTCCTCGTTTTTGTTTGTCTGCTCACTGCATATATCTTGGCGAAACTATATGAGCTGCTGCAGTATTCGCCGACTGATATGTTGGCCCTTCGTCCTCTTTTGCTGCCCACCCCCATAATTAGGGAGGGGGAATCAATCTTCTACGACCGACAAGCGAACTTTTACTATACGAGTCCAACCTCACCTATCTGCAAACTGTTGTAAAAAAAACCCTACCTACGAACCCTTTTTCCTTTTACTTGTCTCTCTCTCGGCTGCAATCTTTTGTGGTACGTAAGCAGGCATTAGTAACAAGCGTGCAAGCAGGTATGTCTGTTAGATCTAGATACAACTGTAGATGTTATACCTGGTTGTTAGAGTTTTTATTATAAAGCTACACGAGTGATGGTAAAAGGGTTTAAGTGCTAAATATAACACACGGTTGGATCTAGATCTAACAGATTAGGATACCTGCTTGCACGTTTGTATTTAATGGCTGTTTGCATATTAGTTGTTGTCCTTTAAATTTTAATTAACTAGAACGATGTTTTAACTAAGACATCTCTAACAAGAGTCATAAATGAAGTCCTATTTTGAAATATAGGGTTTTAACATCAGGAATATGCTCCAACGGGGTtatattttacaaaaaaaacatTAAACGATTATAGGGCTCAGTGACTCAGTCTCTCTTGTCCTAAATATAGTATCCTATATACTAGAGTTCTACATGCAAACCTTATTTCTCTTCCTTTCTTTTGACTTCGTTATTTTTTACTTCCTTTTTTGTTCTCTTTTTTTTTTGCTTCTTGactcttttctccttttctttcttTTACTCATCTTTTTTTAACTTCTCTCTCTCAGCTAGACGCCTTTGTGATTTTAACTACAAAACCAGCAAGATGCAATCATCCAAGTAGACAAAAGTGTCCTAACATTTTTTCTACAGGCAAAACTAAAACTAAGCTTATACATGCCGCGGAAATCTACCACAATCCTAAACGGAACCTCTGTCCCTCTGAAAGCAGAGTATTTCACTATTCAGCGATTATCCCGATCATAGCGATTGTCCCTCTGAAAGCAGAGTATTTGTCAAAACATGGAGTTCCAAGTTCCAACATATTCAAAAAAGACAAACTAACATCGCACCAAACGATGCATCGAGGTATCTTATTTACACGCGCAAACGGACAGAATTTGTGAGCGCTTAATGACGAATGACGGTGAAGAATCTAGTGATTTACAGAATGTTTATGAACACCTGACATAAATAAAACTGAATGTCTCAAATCGTTCAGGCACTGCCACCCGTTGGTGCATCAAATAACAAAGCACCCTGGAGCAGTAACTATTTTACGCTCAGCAACATAGAGATAACGCAGCTACACCGCAGATATGCCTTTGTACATAAGGGCGTTAGCAGATTAGCTGCAGCAGCCACCACCTTGAGAAGAGCTACCAGCACCTCCAGATTGGCCAGGGACTACATATCCAACTTTGATCCCATAAGACTGCGAATTTGACAAAAGATGTATGAGATCATACTCATGTGCCGGTAACAAGATACGTGCTGTAAGCAAGCAAAATGTTATGGAGAGCAGGACAAGGGTTCCTGGTGGGCAAATGACATTTTTCACTATAGGAGAATATCTAAAAAAAGCCAGAACCAGTGCCGGAGGCTTCTACATGAGTGGGGCCCACTGGGAGAGGGAAAAACCGAAGTCTTGCCCTTGCAAATGCGGAGAGGTTGCTTCGAACCCGCAGTCCCGCAATGACTCGGTGAGAATATCTAGTTTCCATAAAAAAAACAGCAAGTTTCAAGAGAAAACAAGGACAAACAGGAACTGTGCCTGTCGATATTGTCCTCTTCAGTTTTCCATGTTTGGCTACCCTCACtccaacatttcagtttataaAGGTAGTAAGAAGAATTTAAACTTTCTATTAGATAGACTTATGCACATCGTAAGGCAGCCCATATACAGTACTCCTAAAAGAACACAAAGGTACATGAGTATCTGGCACTCATCTCAGGAAAGGTTTTGGGCTGTAATACATAGGTTAAGAATCTACATTAGTTCTTTAAATGGTACCTAGAGTAATATCGAAGGGGCTCACTACATTTTCCTTAAGCAGAGCAAAAGGAATGGTTTGAGATCAAAAGATACCTCATTAGATACATCGAAAACGCCATCTTGGATTTTCTTGTAGATTGCTCCAGCAGTCTTAACAAATGCCTGCATTTAAAAAGTTCAAGCTGCATGAGGAAATTGGAAAATAATTTAACTGCAAATAGATGCACCAAGAATCAAGCATCACCTCCTCGACATTCTGCGCGGTCTTTGCAGAGGCCTCCATGAAGATAAGACCATGTTCCTTTGCGAACTGCTCGCCTTCCTCATAGCTCACTGCACGCCTGTGAGACAGATCACACTTATTCCCAACAAGCATTATCGTCATGTTAGCATTCGCGTGCTGCCTTGCATCCTCCAGCCAGCTTGCAAGGTGATTGAAAGTCTCCCTCCTGAAATTAGTCCAACATGGATTTGGATGCCAGTATCAACACTATTCAGGAAACCGCGTGCATAAAGAATACCGCCCAAGCAGCTTAGAACTTATGTGGGGGTAATCACCTAGTGATATCATAGACCAAAAGAGCACCAGCAGCTCCTCTGTAGTATGATCTAGTTATGGATCTGAATGACTCTTGACCAGCCTGCATAATGTTAAGAGACAACACAATCAAGACAGATAAATGATGCATGTGGCCGGCCACATGGGTATTCCACATCATTAACATCGTGGCGTGGCAGCAAGGATAACTTAAATCAACAAACGGTCATATGGTTCAGTGCGCTAATAGTCAGATAACTCCAGTGGGGTGGGCACACTGATAAAAAAAAGAGATATCCAAAATGTTGTAGTTTCGGAGCTCAAAGAGATACTGGCTGCTTGTATCAGCCGCTGCTAGTTCGACGCTACAGTGACATGTGAGGAGGCAGACGGCCACAGAAGCAGAAGCAGCAGCTGCTGGAACTGGGCCAACTGACTGCGGAAGTGTTTTTTCATCTCGAACTACAGACCCAAAAATAACTTTATGCCACACTAACTGGACATCCTAAATTCCAGTTGGCAACCAGAATTGAGTTCCCATAAGGCCATAAGCAACTGAGGAAGCTATTATGTTGCCTTAATTGGTAGCGGTAGATCGACCTGAAGCAAGTGCAAGTATCTAAGGGATACGTAAGAACGAAGGAAAGTATAGCGGTAAGAACGAAGGAAAGTATAGCGGACAAACAGGTCACCGACCGTATCCcaaatctggagcttgatgggcttGTTGTCGATGTTGATCATCCGGGCCCCGAACTCGACGCCGATGGTGAGGTCGTGGACGGGCTGGAAGCGCTTGTCGGTGAACTGCAGCAGCAGGCACGACTTACCGACGCCTGCAGCAAAGCAAAGGCAAGCAGAGGAAGGCCGTCAGCGTCATCGCGAGCGGGCAAGCGGATTAGAATGGATCTCCATCTCgccgcggcggcggcagcaggttgGGAGGCGCGTGGATCCAATCGGAGAACGGAGGAAGGAAAAGGGCTGACGGGACGAGACGGACCTGTGTCGCCGATGATGATGTACTTGAAGAGGTAGGCGTACGACATCTCCGGTGGTGGTCTTGGTCCTCCGGGGACGAAGAGCTGCGGGGGGCTTCCGCGTGCGGGGGAGGAATCGGAGGAGGGGTTTGCAGTTGCAGGTTGCGTTTGCTTAGCAAGGGCGGCGGAGGAGACGTGATTACGTGAAGGAAGCGACGGGTTGACAGCTAATTTGGGGGCGGTTTGTTCTTGTTCCTTCGGCGGCGGGGTGACGCGCGGACTGCTTGGATTCACGTTGCGGCTTGCccgtttctttttttttcttttgaaaaatTGTCTTGAGAACAAAGATTAGCTAAAAAAACTAGTTAAAGTTAATGATTTAGCTACTCTCAATAATAGATTTTACAGTAGGCTAATCAACAGACGTTTTATCGAAATAAAAATTTATCTAAGTATATAATAACTGAGCAAATTAAATTTATATAGTtcctaaaaaaaataaaaataacataGTTTATATTTCATAAATAAAATTGTGAGGAGATGTGGCAACCTTTGAAGATCGAGTTTGAACGCCGCGGTTTGAACACATCTATTACTGCTAATCCAAAAACTGTGGACAATGACATTGGCATCATAGACAGTTCGTTTGGTTTCCAAACTGCGGTGGAGATTGCTCAGCAGGCAATTGACGCTGCTCATGTGGAGGCTGTTAGTGATGTAGGCCTTGTCAAACTAATGGGATGGAGTACAGGCCATATCCACCTGGAAGGTAAGGGTGGCCTGTTTGAGTTTCTGTATAAGAAGGGGCATGCTGACATCGTGGTTGCTGCAGGACCACTAGAAGATGTCGCTGGATGTGAATGATAACAAACGGGCATGGGTTAGATCTGTTACGAATCAGCAAGATTTCTTGAAATCCCAAGCATAAAGTCCAGTGGCTGATTAATGTAAATAACTGTTCAAGTTCATATTGAACAAATTGGCCTATTAGCTCAGTTGGTTAGAGCGTCGTGCTAATAACGCGAAGGTCGCAGGTTCGAGACCTGCATGGGCCATATTTTTgttgttttccttttttttttgacaattttcaactTGACCTTTTtttggcatttttcaacttcACTATGGAACAAAACTTATTTCTTTTTTACTTTTCCATCTTGCAGCTGCATACCACTTCAGTACTTCACTCTACgacatactccctccgtttctttttatttgtcgctggatagtgcaattttacactatccagcgacaaataaaaagaaacggagggagtaccttCCATGTTTTTGGTTGTTTCTCGttttttttttgacaattttcaactTGACCTGAGAACATTTTTTTTACATTTTTCAACTTCACTCTGGAACAGAATTTATTTTTTACTTTTTTCATCTTGCAGCTGTATAACACTTCACTCTACAACATAACTTCCATGTTTTTGGTCGTTTTCCCTTTTTTTTGACATTATCTTGCAGCTGTATACCCACTTCATTCTAGAACAGAACTTATGACTGCTTCTTTTGTTTTTGACATTTTCATCCTGCAGCTATGCCCACTTGGCCACTTCATTTTAGAACAGAAAATGTTGTAGGTGTATGCGGCGTCCTGACTTATAGAACAGAACTTCTGGTTGATCAAATGGAAAATAAACAATCCTACAGGTTAGCCAGATAATTTGTCGGTCTGTCTCCCCTTCTGCTAGGTTGACATAAGTTTTTCTCACCTTAAATTTCCACACGTGTTCACCATTTCTTCTAATGCCAAAATTCAAGTGCAGCATTTGCGTCCCAGCTACCACTGAACAAAACCAAACGTTCATCATTTTGGTCTCTTCGGAGTAAGTACGGCTAGTTGTTAGTAATGTCATCTGGTTGAGTCCTACAAAGTTAGATGATAAGAGGCTTAGGGGTTGTTTGGTCTAAGTAATCACTTCATCAATCATGAGTCCGTTCCTCAAATTTGCTGGGAAGACATCATTTATCATATTAGTACTAATTAACTAACTACGAGTAATGAGGTGGTAATAGATCAACTCATTTCATTCCACGAACCAAACAAAAAAAGTAAAGTAAGGAGTGAGAAGATAACAGACTATCTGATTCCTCAAATCAAACACCATATTACTAAACACAGGGGCCCTTCTTTTTTATAGGATAGCAGTTGAAACCACTGGAGAATGTTTTACAGGGTGAAGTGAATCAGCCACTTCAAGCAATTGCCATGGACAAAATATATCTACACCATGTACATTAAATTACAGTCTCAGCTGCCTCATATGCTAGCTACTAGCACGCGCCCTCAGTGTTCCTTCACTTGTGAGATCTGTCACTGACCATTCATGTATACTCCATGCACCTTCCCCTTTTCTCTCTGGTGTGATAACTGATGGCTGTAGCTCCAGGACAGTCAAGATTCAGGGGACGTTGGCTCGATTTCTATTGGCAGACCTCTCTGAAACTCCACATACGGGTATGCCATTGGAATGTCATCGCCATCAATTCTCCATCTGCAAGGCGCCAAGTTTTCAAGAACAAGAAACGATAATCAGCTTATTGCGTTTCTAAAACtgtaagggcttgtttgggagtAGGTGGAACAAAGAGAATTGAGGGGACTATAATCCCttgctattcaattttgaataacaaGGGATTATAGCCCCCTCAATTCTCTTTGTTTCACTTggtcccaaacaagccctaagtaGTTTTACTACTCTGAAAGAACAATAACAGTGAAAGAAACGCCTTATTACTAAACATTCAGTTGGCTTAAGATTATCATGGGCAACATTTTGGCGGTTTGGTCATATTTCAGAATTCTATATCTTGTATGATAACACTCAACTTGCATAGCCTACTTGTCGAAAACCTAAAGCTGCCCATATTTGTACTGTATGGTATCTTCTGATATATATGCTCTACAGTCCTGGATCCAAAATTAGTTAAACATTTATTTTGAGACCTGTGGTCCCTGTTGACAAAAACATAAATTAGAGAGGCCAGTTGTTATCGTAACCTTGTTGCCATCACTTGCTATAGTTTTTCTTACTAGTTGGACACTATCAATCTCGATATTGTGAGTCCTTGTTCATTTTTTCCTCATAATATATTTTCCATTTAACAGTGCTGTCATAACCTTGTTGCCATTACTTCCTAGCATGTGGATTAACACTGTCTGTCCTGCCACAAGATTTCCTTAGGTTTGGTTAGAATTTTGCATGATGTTCAGGTGTACCGTGCTTTGGTTTGCCAAAAATCCACCAACTCAGTTAGGACTAATAACACCGTCCTTTGTTTATTTACCTATAATTGAGGACAAGGTGATGGAGGAAGAAAGCAGTCTCCACTTTAGCGAGCTCTGATCCTGGGCAGAGCCGGGGGCCACCACCGAACGGTGTAAACCTCTTGCTTGTCCCTTGGCTTGTGCCCTGGTATACATCAATCAGATGAGTCACACAAAATTAATGAGACCATGAACATCattgaagaagaaaaaaaaaatcgGAGCAAAGCCCAGAGGGCTGGCTTTCAACGAACGGAATCATGGTTAGGACCATTAACAACCAACAAGCACTACATCAGGCAGCATGCTTGCCATCTGAACATACCAGAACAGTTGAGAGTAACTATGTCACAGATGGACACACACTAACTAAAGGTAGCAATTAGTTAGAGTGCACACTTTAAAGAAGATTCCCTAAGAGCAAAAGCCCCTGATAAGCTTGTTTGATAGGTTCTCTGCCTTTGATTCCTATTATTTCATTCAGTTTTGATTAAGTAGCACCATATATATTATCACAAAGGTAACCTTCACTATTCATGGAACATGGATGATTGGATCATTGCCGTTATAGTTAGATGGCAAGTGCAGAACAGTAGTAATGAGGAAGGAGTCTGAGCTCCTgagaagggagcgcagcgtacctCCCACCTACAGGGCTGAAACTGCTGCGCGTCTCCATGAAGTGAGGGGTTCAGATGAACGGCAGTGAAGACCGGTAGGACCTTCCAGCCAGATGGAATCAGATACTCTGCAACAGAGCAAAAGGCAGAGCCACTTGCTTTTTGAGCATCTTCGTTTAGCAAAAGCTATAGGAGGTTATTCTGGGCATAAAACAATCGCTTAAAAATCAGGCTTAAAGGCGCGGCCATCCCCTCTGCCTGATCCACTGTCATGTGATGAGCACAGATGGAATCTGCAGCGAAAGTCTCTCGATGCAGGAGCAGGACTGGGGCCGGGGGGCTCATCTAGCTACATCACCTTTGTATTTGACGTCTTTCAGCGCCTTCCGGTGGACGAACTTGACGATGTTGCCGCATCTCAGCGCCTCGTTGATGACCTGCGATCAAGAAGGTGAAGGGCATGAATGACAACAACATTTCTATTCCACATACTGCAGCATACTTACAGCACAGAAATAAAAATTTATCATATTTACTACTTCCATTTCTAATACTACTAGCATCATGTATATATTGATTGAATGAATGGTCATCTATCTCACTTGTTGGGTATATTCCATCTTCTTGTAGTCTTCTGAAGTCAAGCACTCCTCCTTGCCTTTGTTGGATCTTATGCTGTCGTGCTCCCTCTGCATGTTCATGGATAGCTTATAATTTATTGATGATGCCAAACCAGCACAAAAAAAAAAGATGTgcctgtgctgtgctgtgctttcaCAGTGATATTATTATTAAACATTATGATTATTACTATCGTTACCTTAACCAGGTCCAGATCTTGAGCAGACTGGCCAAGGAAATAAACGACCATGGAGATGAGGAGCGAGGTGGTCTCATACCCTCCCAGCAGGGAGTCCAGCACAAAGCTCACTTTCTCCTCGTCAGATAGCTCGTTGCTTGACAGCAGCACGTCAAGGAAGTCGCCCTGCTTGTTCCATGACCCAGCGCTCCTCCGCTCCTTGATGATGCCCTTCACAGTGCTGGATATCCTCTCTCTCGCCTGCCGTTGGGATTTACGCAACAAAATAAACGTAGCCACGGTTATGTACATGTAAGCATAGTGTGTGTCTATGTATGTATTGTACGCATATACTAATGAAGAGATGGATCATGGATGCTCTTTACGAAcgcaagcaagcaagcaagcatGGCATGTGCTACTAAAGACACATGGTGGCGGATGATTACCCGGACAGCCTTGGCATATGGGGTCCCTGGGATGTAGAGGGGGAAGGAGATGAGGCCCTTCATGAAGGCCAGGAAGTCCTCGAGTATCCTTGCAGTGACCGGCTCCTCTGGCGACAGCCCCAGCACCTGCTTCACTATCACACTGAATGCGAACTGTGCTTTTCTCAAGGACAGAGCAGAGGACACGCGCGGCCGGCCCAGAGGAAATAGGAAAGGAAAACGAAACGATCCTGGTAAGTCAAACAGAGTCTCCATGGCAAAAAGATTGATGCAGAGGCAACATGACGAACCTTTCTTGCCTCCTCGCAGAATGCGACGACCCTGACGCCGCCGTGCCGTCGCCATGCGCCGACGACGTGCAGCGCGATCTTCTCGATGTCGCCTAGGTAGCTGGGCTTGAGCTTGGTGGAGGTGACGAGGGCGAGGGCGAGGTTCCTGAGGCGCTTGTGGTCCTCGCCCAGGACGACGAGCATGGAGGACTTGCCCAGGATGCCATGGATCGGCCTCGGGTAGCTGCACTGGAACAGCCGCTCCTCGTTCTGCAGGATGAAGTGGTTGAGGTCCTGGTCGCAGGACACCACCGTCGGGGTGCAGAACAGGTGGGACTTGAACACCCGCCCATACCTGCATATCAACAATGCATGCTGCCATTAGCTAGCTAGCTGCTAGTAggaccatgcatgcatgcatgcatgtaagTAAAATCTATCGTCGAGCGCCGTTGTTTACTTTCTCCTCTTTTTTTACTACTCTCTCAGATCAGATCAGACTACTGTCGTCCCGGTCTCGGAACGACCCAAGAACAAAACCGTGAGAAAAAAGGCTGCTGCTGCTAGCTTAGACATGACAGCGGCCGGCGGGCAGCGCGTCACCTTTTGCTGTCACATGAAATAATGGCGCGATACTTAATTGCACGGTAACAAGACCGATCGAtcgatccatccatccatccatccatccatctcaTATGGCCGGCCGGTTGGCTAGTCAGCTAGGAGCCGTCCGTGTGCATGGAACACGGGCACGGACGGTGGAAAAAGGTAAAAAAGAAAGGGGGAAAAAAAGGGCCGCCGGGCCGGCCGGCGCGCGCGGCAAACGGCACTAGTATCACAGTGTACCTGGAGCAGTGATCCTCGAGGAAGCCGCCCAGCGTGTTGGAGGCGTGCGGCGTGAGGAACCTGAGCGTCTCGCCGAGGAGCGGCCACCCGAAGCTTCCCCTGGGGGCCTTGGGGTTCAGAAGCAAGGGCAGGAAGTGGTTCAGCACCAGGGTCAGGAGCGAGGCCAGAAGCAGGGTGGCCAGAGCGGCCAGCACGTGCTCCCccgccatcatcatcatcatcgcccACCGCCACCGCTCGTCGTCCCTTGTTGCATGGAGCCGGCCGGCCGGGCCTCTGCGAGCGAGAGATGTATGTACTGCTTCGTTTGCTTTGCTCAATGCTCACACAGGCCCCTCTCTCCTGGTGAGCTCCCTCGCctctcccttctctctctctagaaCGGAAGGTGAGGGGGAGCTATATAGTAGCAGAAGGCAGGGGAAGGAGAGAGAAGGGGGAAAATAAGGCTGCCTTTTGTTTCCTTTCTTTTAGCCGCCTTCTTTTCATTTGTttagttaattatttatttagagCTAGTTTTGCAGCCTATTTTCTCAAGAGATTTTTATTTTTCTaaaagaaattagtttatttttctctTTAAAAAATAGAATCACTTGGAAAGTAAAGttgtcaaactagcccttagtgtTCTTTTCCCTCTTTCTCTATAAACCCTTGTTTAAAGTAAAAGTAATGGAGTGGATTGATCAGGGGTTAAAATCTCACACTATTGAATTTtactccctccggtttcctattagttgtcgtttaggacaacgacacggtcttcaaaatataactttgaccaatgttttttgttaaaatacaaatgaactcttaatacatttatacttttataaaagtactttttatgacaaattgatgcatataaatattaggttccaaaactaaataataaaatagttatttgtagttaaaattttataaatttgactcgaaccttatccaaaacgacaactaataggaaactGGAGGGAGTAAATAACGAGGAATTCTAACTGACCTCGATCCCGTGGCTCCCGGACAAGCCCTAGCTAAAAGAAAAACCCTCGTATGATCTCTGATTTTACTGTTGCCAAATTACCACACAGTGGCGCAGTAGAGCACAGTAACGCAAGCGTAGGTAGCTTTTATCATGGAGGGGGGGCTATAGCT
This portion of the Zea mays cultivar B73 chromosome 2, Zm-B73-REFERENCE-NAM-5.0, whole genome shotgun sequence genome encodes:
- the RAB2A gene encoding ras-related protein Rab-2-A, which produces MSYAYLFKYIIIGDTGVGKSCLLLQFTDKRFQPVHDLTIGVEFGARMINIDNKPIKLQIWDTAGQESFRSITRSYYRGAAGALLVYDITRRETFNHLASWLEDARQHANANMTIMLVGNKCDLSHRRAVSYEEGEQFAKEHGLIFMEASAKTAQNVEEAFVKTAGAIYKKIQDGVFDVSNESYGIKVGYVVPGQSGGAGSSSQGGGCCS
- the LOC100217085 gene encoding Cytochrome P450 724B1 (The RefSeq protein has 1 substitution compared to this genomic sequence): MMMMMAGEHVLAALATLLLASLLTLVLNHFLPLPLNPKAPRGSFGWPLLGETLRFLTPHASNTLGGFLEDHCSRYGRVFKSHLFCTPTVVSCDQDLNHFILQNEERLFQCSYPRPIHGILGKSSMLVVLGEDHKRLRNLALALVTSTKLKPSYLGDIEKIALHVVGAWRRHGGVRVVAFCEEARKFAFSVIVKQVLGLSPEEPVTARILEDFLAFMKGLISFPLYIPGTPYAKAVRARERISSTVKGIIKERRSAGSWNKQGDFLDVLLSSNELSDEEKVSFVLDSLLGGYETTSLLISMVVYFLGQSAQDLDLVKREHDSIRSNKGKEECLTSEDYKKMEYTQQVINEALRCGNIVKFVHRKALKDVKYKEYLIPSGWKVLPVFTAVHLNPSLHGDAQQFQPCRWEGTSQGTSKRFTPFGGGPRLCPGSELAKVETAFFLHHLVLNYRWRIDGDDIPMAYPYVEFQRGLPIEIEPTSPES